The following are encoded together in the Thunnus albacares chromosome 7, fThuAlb1.1, whole genome shotgun sequence genome:
- the nuak1b gene encoding NUAK family SNF1-like kinase 1, which yields METAYLSPHRGATRPEAQKGQTSAGKPAGGDLSPPPPSPPLPAGNSPEGTPASSDGRRNSGVKKHHHKHNLKHRYELLETLGRGTYGKVKKAIERHSGREVAIKSIRKEKIKDEQDMVHIRREIEIMSSLRHPHIISIYEVFENKDKIVIVMEYASKGELYDYISERRRLSERETRHFFRQIVSAVHHCHKNGVVHRDLKLENVLLDENCNIKIADFGLSNLYHKDKLLQTFCGSPLYASPEIVNGRPYQGPEVDSWALGVLLYTLVYGTMPFDGGDHKNLIRQISNGEYKEPTQSSDARGLIRWMLMVNPERRATVEDIANHWWVNWGWKNSVCDCETQRDHGGSPMLARFIDWQNRTEPRGSGAKPAALPQLMRQRPKKSKKENVEAGQTHSGAEDKPGLKRPKGILKTRVTEEQQSASLEEVELGQTALPQQAEGGEEASSPDQEEEEQTLSGGSPAKMVPSLPKKGILKNNQQRESGYYSSPERSESSELLGGASMSLLATSPPKRVMGRKGILKRNGKYSTYSGPPSAAAVAGVLGEPPSSTDSGLSRSQSRPSSIVGEDSSVLSLSPTSLSGAEWHPSTPHRRPNIRACVSAENLLQLANFKGFQAAPPLQGPKFSRGPKTKGSPGDNGSFSLLGDLEDMTQVYQQALDISSNLT from the exons ATGGAAACAGCTTATTTATCGCCCCACCGGGGGGCAACCCGTCCCGAGGCCCAGAAAGGCCAAACCTCTGCGGGCAAGCCGGCGGGGGGTGACctctcccctccacctccatctcCACCTCTACCTGCCGGCAACTCTCCCGAAGGGACCCCGGCAAGCAGTGATGGAAGGAGGAACTCGGGCGTGAAGAAACACCACCACAAGCACAACCTGAAACACCGCTACGAGCTGCTGGAGACGCTGGGAAGAGGCACCTACGGCAAAGTCAAGAAGGCGATTGAGCGGCACTCCGGCAGAGAG GTGGCTATCAAGTCCATACGGAAGGAGAAGATCAAGGATGAGCAGGACATGGTTCACATCCGCCGAGAGATCGAGATCATGTCATCACTTCGCCACCCACACATCATCTCTATATATGAAG TGTTTGAGAACAAGGACAAGATTGTGATCGTGATGGAGTACGCCAGCAAGGGCGAACTGTATGACTACATCAGCGAGCGGCGGCGCCTGAGCGAGCGAGAGACACGACACTTCTTCAGACAGATAGTCTCCGCCGTGCACCACTGCCATAAG AATGGAGTGGTGCACAGGGATCTGAAACTGGAAAATGTGCTACTGGATGAAAACTGTAATATTAAG ATTGCTGACTTTGGGCTGTCCAACCTCTACCACAAGGACAAACTGCTGCAAACCTTCTGTGGCAGCCCACTCTACGCTTCACCAGAGATTGTCAATGGGAGACCTTACCAAGGCCCAGAG GTGGATAGCTGGGCTCTGGGGGTGCTGCTGTATACCTTGGTCTACGGGACCATGCCGTTCGATGGGGGAGACCACAAGAACCTCATTCGCCAGATTAGCAACGGCGAATACAAAGAGCCCACTCAGTCCTCAG ATGCCCGCGGACTAATCCGCTGGATGCTGATGGTGAACCCTGAGCGCCGGGCCACAGTGGAGGACATAGCCAATCACTGGTGGGTAAACTGGGGCTGGAAgaacagtgtgtgtgactgtgagaCCCAACGTGACCACGGAGGCTCACCCATGCTGGCCCGCTTCATCGACTGGCAGAACCGCACTGAGCCACGTGGTTCTGGAGCCAAACCTGCAGCCTTGCCCCAGCTGATGCGCCAGAGGCCCAAAAAGTCCAAGAAGGAGAATGTTGAGGCAGGACAGACCCACTCTGGAGCAGAGGACAAACCAGGTCTGAAGAGACCCAAGGGCATCCTGAAGACCAGAGTTACTGAAGAGCAGCAGTCTGCCAGTCTGGAAGAGGTGGAGTTGGGCCAGACAGCGCTGCCTCAACAAGCCGAAGGGGGAGAGGAGGCCTCAAGCCCAGaccaagaggaagaggagcagaccCTGAGTGGAGGCTCACCAGCTAAGATGGTGCCCTCTCTGCCCAAGAAAGGCATCTTGAAGAACAACCAACAGCGGGAATCAGGGTACTACTCCTCCCCAGAGCGTAGCGAGTCCTCTGAGCTTTTAGGAGGTGCCAGTATGTCTCTGCTAGCCACATCTCCGCCTAAGAGAGTGATGGGGAGAAAGGGCATCTTGAAGCGAAACGGCAAGTACTCCACCTACAGTGGGCCTCCCTCAGCGGCAGCAGTAGCTGGTGTCCTTGGTGAGCCTCCTTCCTCGACTGACTCCGGTCTGTCCCGCAGCCAGAGTCGACCCTCCAGTATTGTTGGGGAGGACAGTTCGGTCCTGTCCCTGTCACCCACCTCCCTCAGCGGGGCTGAGTGGCatccctccaccccccaccgcCGCCCAAACATCAGGGCCTGTGTCTCGGCTGAAAACCTGCTGCAGCTTGCCAACTTCAAGGGCTTCCAGGCAGCGCCGCCGCTCCAGGGACCCAAGTTCAGCCGCGGCCCCAAAACGAAAGGTTCCCCGGGGGACAATGGCAGCTTCTCCTTGCTGGGGGACCTGGAGGACATGACTCAGGTGTACCAGCAAGCCCTGGACATCAGCAGCAACCTCACCTAA